The Malus domestica chromosome 10, GDT2T_hap1 genome contains a region encoding:
- the LOC103412424 gene encoding GDSL esterase/lipase At5g45910-like: MKLINILVVSSLCLTLCLSTLVSSSLQPYQAIFNFGDSLSDTGNFLLSGALAFPVIGKLPYGETFFQHATGRCSDGRLVVDFIVEAFGLPLLPPYLALNKTQDIQHGVNFAVAGATALDPEFFYQRKIGPVMWTNDSLSTQLGWFKKLKPSLCSTKQECDNYFKKTLFLVGEIGGNDYNYAFFVGGNMEQLKASVPYVVGAITNATSALIEEGAVELLVPGNLPIGCSAVYLTLFQTTNRAYYDKRNGCLKAFNAFSKYHNSELKRALATLRQKYPHANIIYADYYGAAMPFFHAPQHYGFKSGTLRACCGGGGSYNFNNSARCGHIGSTACKDPSSYVNWDGIHLTEAAYRYIAEGLIHGQFTKPI, from the exons atgaAGTTGATTAATATCCTTGTAGTCTCCTCTTTATGCCTCACGTTGTGTTTGAGCACTCTAGTCTCATCAAGTCTTCAACCCTACCAGGCAATATTCAACTTCGGCGACTCCCTCAGCGACACCGGAAATTTCCTTCTCTCCGGTGCCCTTGCATTTCCCGTCATCGGAAAGCTCCCTTATGGAGAGACCTTTTTTCAACACGCAACCGGTCGCTGCTCCGATGGACGGCTTGTCGTCGATTTCATTG TTGAGGCATTTGGGTTGCCACTTTTGCCACCCTACCTAGCACTGAACAAAACCCAAGATATTCAGCATGGAGTGAACTTTGCTGTTGCTGGAGCCACTGCACTTGACCCAGAATTCTTCTACCAAAGAAAAATCGGACCGGTTATGTGGACGAATGACTCTTTGAGCACTCAGCTTGGTTGGTTCAAGAAGCTGAAGCCATCACTTTGCAGCACCAAACAAG AGTGTGACAACTACTTCAAGAAGACTCTCTTTTTGGTGGGGGAGATAGGTGGAAACGATTACAATTACGCTTTCTTTGTCGGTGGCAACATGGAACAGCTCAAAGCTTCAGTACCATATGTTGTTGGAGCAATTACTAACGCCACCAGT GCATTGATAGAAGAAGGAGCAGTGGAGTTGTTGGTGCCTGGAAACTTGCCAATTGGATGTTCAGCCGTGTATTTGACTTTGTTTCAAACCACTAACAGAGCTTATTATGATAAACGAAATGGGTGTTTGAAGGCTTTCAATGCTTTCTCCAAATACCATAACAGTGAGCTCAAACGTGCCCTAGCAACACTTAGACAGAAATACCCTCATGCAAACATAATATATGCTGACTACTATGGCGCAGCCATGCCCTTTTTCCATGCCCCTCAACATTATG GATTCAAAAGTGGGACTCTAAGGGCATGCTGTGGAGGAGGAGGGTCATACAATTTCAATAATTCAGCAAGGTGTGGACACATAGGATCAACTGCCTGTAAAGATCCATCTTCCTATGTAAACTGGGATGGAATTCACTTAACAGAAGCTGCTTATCGCTACATTGCCGAGGGCTTGATCCATGGCCAGTTTACAAAACCCATTTAG
- the LOC103446339 gene encoding GDSL esterase/lipase At1g28600-like — MAWYYRASLTMHVLLLLTVVIIPYANCGYTSIIGFGDSLADTGNEYIYALDHHKGPYHFLFPPNGETYFHHPTGRCCDGRLMIDLIAESMGLPLVRPYLEILNVNETVRNLDEGVNFAVVGATALDTDFLDPMGRYDIFTNFSLRIQVDWFKGMLSPLCNTSSDCRNLLSSSLIVMGPIAGNDYNCPFFAGESLEIVKTYVPFVIEAMASAINELIQHGASTLLVPGNAPIGCIPCYLTLYEGSDESEYDPLTGCLTWLNKFSEYHNELLKTKLSQIRSLHPHVNIIYGDLYNAELQLYQSPEHFGFTENTSRACCGGGGTYNFNLSALCGLPGSRACANPAKSINWDGRHTTEAANQWIAKALLDGIYTIPHISTSSVSQQ, encoded by the exons atggCTTGGTATTATCGGGCAAGTTTGACCATGCACGTCCTCCTTCTCCTAACAGTAGTGATCATCCCGTACGCGAATTGTGGCTACACATCTATCATTGGGTTTGGGGATTCACTTGCTGATACTGGCAACGAATACATCTATGCCCTTGACCACCATAAGGGTCCGTACCACTTCCTCTTCCCTCCAAATGGGGAGACCTACTTTCATCACCCCACCGGGCGCTGCTGCGACGGTCGTTTAATGATAGACCTCATTG CTGAATCTATGGGGCTTCCACTAGTACGACCTTATCTTGAAATCCTGAACGTCAATGAAACGGTGCGCAACCTTGACGAGGGTGTGAATTTTGCAGTTGTTGGAGCCACTGCACTTGACACTGACTTTCTTGACCCAATGGGACGTTATGATATATTTACAAACTTCTCTCTAAGAATTCAAGTGGACTGGTTCAAGGGAATGCTATCACCTTTATGCAATACATCCTCAG ACTGCAGGAATCTCCTTTCAAGTTCTCTTATTGTTATGGGACCGATTGCAGGCAACGATTACAACTGTCCGTTTTTCGCAGGAGAGAGTTTGGAAATTGTTAAAACATATGTTCCGTTCGTGATAGAAGCAATGGCTTCAGCCATCAAT GAGTTGATTCAGCATGGGGCATCGACACTTTTGGTACCAGGCAACGCTCCAATTGGTTGCATTCCTTGTTATCTTACCTTATATGAGGGTTCAGATGAGAGTGAATATGACCCTTTAACTGGCTGTCTTACCTGGTTAAACAAGTTTTCTGAGTATCACAATGAGCTACTTAAGACAAAGCTAAGTCAGATTCGAAGCCTTCATCCTCATGTCAACATCATTTATGGAGATCTTTACAATGCTGAGCTACAATTGTATCAGTCTCCAGAACATTTTG GATTTACCGAGAATACTTCCAGAGCATGCTGTGGAGGAGGAGGGACGTACAATTTCAACTTATCAGCACTATGTGGTCTTCCAGGATCACGTGCTTGTGCAAACCCTGCAAAGTCTATCAACTGGGACGGTCGGCACACTACTGAAGCAGCAAACCAGTGGATTGCCAAGGCCTTATTAGATGGAATTTACACCATTCCCCACATTAGTACCTCCTCTGTTTCACAACAGTGA